Proteins encoded by one window of Erysipelothrix rhusiopathiae:
- a CDS encoding ABC transporter permease, whose product MNSGIIELSIVQFSLIYLLLLIVLFIMKRANISQTRLLFTASIKMSVQLYLSGLILTYIFGNPHPLFVVLYLTSMVLFSTFRILKKNPRLNPQFKRVIFLCLMASGLFVVAFFVGIIVRTSIFNPQYAIPVGGMIIGNAMNGLSLGIKTLTDTLDLERNKVETLLNLGVTPKRIMIPFVNQSLEMALLPTLNNMLNMGIISLPGMMTGQIISGTPPLTAIMYQTAIMIAITTGVALTTFTSLSIGYRTLISENEQINWYQ is encoded by the coding sequence ATGAATAGCGGAATCATTGAATTAAGCATTGTTCAATTCAGTTTAATATATCTGTTACTGTTGATTGTATTATTTATCATGAAACGGGCAAATATAAGTCAGACACGTCTCTTATTTACCGCAAGTATCAAGATGTCGGTTCAATTATACTTATCAGGTCTTATCTTAACGTACATCTTTGGAAACCCACACCCCCTCTTTGTGGTTCTTTATTTAACTTCGATGGTTCTCTTTTCAACTTTTAGAATATTAAAGAAAAACCCCCGATTAAATCCCCAATTTAAGCGTGTTATCTTTTTATGTCTTATGGCTTCGGGTCTCTTTGTCGTTGCATTTTTTGTAGGGATTATTGTAAGAACAAGTATCTTCAACCCTCAATATGCCATTCCAGTAGGAGGAATGATCATTGGTAATGCCATGAATGGATTGAGTTTAGGAATCAAAACACTTACTGATACACTTGATCTTGAACGCAATAAAGTTGAAACCTTATTAAACTTAGGAGTCACACCTAAAAGGATTATGATTCCATTCGTCAATCAATCGTTAGAAATGGCACTTTTACCCACTCTTAATAATATGTTGAATATGGGCATTATTTCGCTACCCGGAATGATGACGGGACAAATCATATCGGGAACGCCTCCCCTAACTGCCATTATGTATCAAACAGCAATTATGATTGCGATCACAACAGGTGTCGCTCTCACAACATTTACTTCACTTTCAATCGGTTATCGTACGCTAATAAGTGAAAACGAACAGATTAATTGGTATCAATAA
- the deoC gene encoding deoxyribose-phosphate aldolase has translation MKLSKYIDHTLLKQNATEAQIRVLCDEAKEYDFMSVCINPGFVSLCNELLSGTDVKVCTVIGFPLGANTTEVKVFETKNALENGADEIDMVINVSALKDKKYDLIENEIRSIKDACGENILKVIIETCLLEDDEIVKVCELAVAAGADFVKTSTGFSTGGATFEAVKLMKDTVKNQASVKASGGVRSQEDMESMIEAGATRIGTSSGVALVKNEVSQSDY, from the coding sequence ATGAAATTAAGTAAATATATTGATCATACGCTGTTGAAGCAAAATGCTACAGAAGCGCAAATTCGTGTTTTATGTGATGAGGCAAAAGAATACGATTTTATGAGTGTGTGCATTAATCCGGGATTTGTTTCACTTTGTAATGAACTTCTAAGTGGTACTGATGTTAAAGTATGTACTGTAATCGGTTTTCCATTAGGTGCAAATACAACTGAAGTAAAAGTTTTCGAAACTAAAAACGCTCTTGAAAACGGTGCGGATGAGATTGACATGGTTATCAACGTAAGTGCTTTAAAAGACAAAAAATACGATTTAATCGAAAATGAAATTCGTTCAATTAAAGACGCATGTGGTGAAAACATCCTTAAAGTGATTATTGAAACATGTCTTTTAGAAGATGACGAAATCGTTAAGGTTTGTGAACTTGCTGTTGCTGCTGGTGCTGACTTTGTTAAGACATCAACAGGATTCAGTACAGGTGGTGCAACGTTTGAAGCTGTTAAACTGATGAAAGATACAGTTAAAAATCAAGCTTCTGTAAAGGCTTCTGGTGGTGTTCGAAGTCAAGAAGATATGGAATCGATGATCGAAGCAGGCGCTACACGAATCGGTACATCATCCGGTGTTGCATTGGTTAAAAACGAAGTAAGTCAATCCGATTACTAA
- a CDS encoding UDP-N-acetylmuramoyl-L-alanyl-D-glutamate--2,6-diaminopimelate ligase has product MKLNKLVNTELDCDIDHLVLDSRDRVKNGMFFCLKGLTVDGHQFAKQAVENGAVAVVHSDDIDVIEGIVYIRVDDVMTELHRVTDVFYNSPSTNMYVYGITGTNGKSTTMLTVRNILRRFGVNAGYIGTISVEYNEHKFAPSLTTPDIVELQSYLQDMRLEGVEEVCLEVSSQGLALRRVESIDFDNASFTNLTHDHLDYHKTMENYFEAKKMLFDNLKPSGFMVLNIDNEYGEILQNQDYSNVVTYGVDNPKAHYRAKDIVLHEDFTEFTLIHEGKTYPVVTNFVAIFNVYNMLNVIAILHQRGYALEKIIPELKDIEHVDGRQTMVNKGQPFRVIVDFGHAPDSMKNVYEFVRSTQDEGARLITVFGAAGGRDTAKRPIMGRVASMYCDHVIITEHDNRDERVVDITQDIITGIESNNYEFVPNRTDAIEKALKMALPGDTVVLIGKGEEKFIYREQGSKETWMGDEVCASLILDKLYGGKENEIK; this is encoded by the coding sequence ATGAAATTGAATAAACTTGTGAACACAGAATTGGATTGTGACATTGATCATTTGGTTCTTGATTCTCGTGATCGTGTTAAAAACGGCATGTTCTTCTGTTTAAAAGGCTTAACTGTTGATGGTCATCAGTTTGCGAAACAAGCAGTTGAAAATGGTGCGGTAGCGGTAGTCCACTCGGATGATATTGATGTAATCGAAGGAATTGTATATATTCGCGTCGATGATGTGATGACTGAATTGCATCGTGTAACGGATGTATTCTATAACAGTCCATCAACAAATATGTATGTTTATGGAATAACAGGAACGAATGGAAAAAGTACGACGATGCTTACAGTTCGCAACATTCTGAGAAGATTTGGTGTAAATGCGGGCTATATTGGTACAATCTCTGTAGAGTATAACGAACATAAATTCGCTCCTTCATTAACAACACCGGATATTGTAGAGTTGCAATCATACCTTCAGGATATGCGATTAGAAGGTGTTGAAGAAGTTTGCCTTGAAGTATCAAGTCAAGGACTTGCATTAAGAAGAGTTGAATCAATCGATTTCGATAATGCATCCTTTACCAACCTAACGCATGATCATCTTGATTATCATAAAACAATGGAAAATTATTTTGAGGCGAAGAAAATGCTTTTTGATAATTTAAAACCGTCTGGATTTATGGTTCTAAATATTGATAATGAATATGGTGAAATACTTCAAAATCAAGATTATTCAAATGTTGTAACATATGGAGTCGACAATCCGAAGGCACATTATCGTGCAAAGGATATTGTATTACATGAAGACTTTACCGAATTCACACTGATTCATGAAGGAAAAACCTATCCTGTTGTCACAAATTTTGTAGCGATATTTAATGTATACAACATGCTTAATGTCATCGCAATTCTACATCAACGTGGTTATGCTCTCGAAAAAATAATTCCTGAGCTTAAAGATATTGAGCACGTCGATGGTCGCCAAACAATGGTTAACAAGGGACAACCATTTAGAGTAATTGTTGATTTTGGACATGCACCAGACAGCATGAAAAATGTTTATGAATTTGTACGTTCGACACAAGATGAAGGTGCACGTTTAATTACTGTATTCGGTGCAGCAGGTGGGAGAGATACAGCAAAAAGACCGATAATGGGCCGTGTCGCTTCGATGTATTGTGATCACGTAATTATTACAGAGCATGATAATCGAGACGAGCGTGTTGTGGATATTACACAAGATATTATTACAGGGATTGAATCCAACAATTATGAGTTTGTGCCCAATCGTACAGACGCAATTGAAAAAGCTTTAAAAATGGCCCTGCCAGGTGATACGGTTGTTCTAATCGGTAAAGGTGAAGAAAAATTTATCTATCGTGAGCAAGGTTCAAAAGAAACGTGGATGGGTGACGAAGTATGTGCATCACTGATCCTTGATAAACTATACGGAGGAAAAGAAAATGAAATTAAGTAA
- a CDS encoding RsmE family RNA methyltransferase codes for MQQFFIESIEDLQLSADQLHQCRKVLRMQEGDSIRLVDHRGNGVIASFTDDTLTHLTVKEPIEWNEKKFRLRIVASLIRSERLEWMIQKACECGVDEIILYQSQHGVVRDFGKRSDRKMERLNLIAKEASEQSYRQYEVPVKGIATLDDLPQYQSDLNLYADIGDEAHLIHTVREDTKSITVLVGPEGGFSNDERSKFEAMGYRQVSLGDNVLRAETASIYICNIVSACEVIK; via the coding sequence ATGCAACAATTCTTCATTGAATCAATTGAGGACTTGCAACTCAGTGCAGATCAATTACATCAATGTCGAAAGGTACTTCGAATGCAAGAGGGTGATTCGATTCGACTTGTAGATCATCGTGGTAATGGTGTGATCGCTTCATTTACGGATGATACGCTCACACATCTAACAGTTAAAGAACCAATTGAATGGAACGAGAAAAAATTTAGATTGCGAATTGTCGCTTCATTAATTCGATCAGAACGCCTCGAGTGGATGATTCAAAAAGCATGCGAGTGCGGTGTAGATGAAATTATTCTTTACCAAAGTCAACATGGGGTTGTACGTGATTTTGGGAAAAGATCAGATCGTAAAATGGAACGCCTCAACCTCATTGCGAAGGAAGCGTCGGAACAATCTTACCGACAGTATGAAGTACCCGTTAAAGGAATCGCAACACTTGATGATTTACCTCAATATCAATCCGATTTAAATCTTTATGCGGATATAGGAGATGAAGCGCATTTGATTCATACAGTTCGGGAAGATACAAAGTCTATCACGGTACTTGTAGGACCCGAAGGCGGTTTTAGTAATGACGAACGCAGTAAATTTGAAGCAATGGGATATCGTCAAGTGAGCCTTGGAGACAATGTTCTTAGAGCTGAGACAGCAAGTATCTATATTTGTAATATTGTATCGGCGTGTGAGGTGATAAAGTGA
- a CDS encoding pseudouridine synthase: protein MNSLNNIRLQKFIAMSGYCSRRKAEVLINEGKVKVNGIKVTEQGLKVSTEDRVMVNGILINVEEKKVYYILNKPRGIVSSANDDKDRESVVDLVPNDIRVFPVGRLDRETTGALILTNDGDFAYYMTHPKFDLSKIYRVSVRGRLSYEVTNSLKEGITIEGVEYKGVEISRVKYDAAKDKTQFSITLHEGKNRQIRKIFAHFGLPVLKLHRYQIGYLDIDELKIGQYRELKPFEVKKLLLTAKGEI from the coding sequence ATGAACTCTTTAAATAATATAAGATTACAAAAATTTATAGCGATGAGTGGATATTGTTCCCGTCGTAAGGCTGAAGTTTTAATAAACGAAGGTAAAGTAAAAGTTAATGGGATTAAAGTTACAGAACAGGGTTTGAAAGTTTCGACTGAAGACCGTGTTATGGTCAATGGAATCCTTATTAATGTTGAAGAAAAAAAAGTATACTACATTCTCAATAAACCTCGTGGCATTGTATCAAGTGCAAATGATGATAAAGATCGAGAAAGTGTCGTAGATTTAGTGCCAAATGACATTCGTGTTTTTCCTGTAGGCCGCCTCGATCGTGAAACAACAGGTGCACTCATCCTCACCAATGATGGAGATTTTGCTTACTACATGACACACCCAAAATTTGATCTATCAAAAATATATCGTGTAAGTGTTAGAGGAAGACTTTCCTATGAAGTGACCAATTCACTTAAAGAAGGCATTACCATTGAAGGTGTCGAATATAAAGGTGTCGAAATTAGTCGTGTGAAATATGATGCTGCTAAAGATAAAACTCAATTTTCGATTACGCTTCACGAAGGTAAAAACAGACAAATCCGTAAAATATTTGCGCATTTTGGACTTCCAGTCTTGAAACTTCACCGCTATCAAATTGGATATCTTGATATTGATGAACTTAAAATCGGACAATACCGTGAATTAAAACCATTTGAGGTTAAAAAATTGCTTTTAACAGCAAAAGGTGAAATCTAA
- the scpB gene encoding SMC-Scp complex subunit ScpB yields MTDFAIIEGILFAFGEEGVDKEQLMLALGIDDEAFNNKIQDYKISLMDSNRGLELVEFGSVYKLITKKELHETISDMLEFNKNRQLSQAALETLAIIAYKQPITRLEIEEIRGVNSDMMCRRLEALDLIQECGRADSVGRPILYEVTNSFMDVFKLTSLKELPEIKIEMLEENNELFK; encoded by the coding sequence ATGACTGATTTTGCAATTATTGAAGGCATTTTATTTGCCTTTGGGGAAGAAGGCGTTGATAAAGAACAATTAATGCTCGCTCTTGGAATTGATGACGAAGCATTTAATAACAAAATACAAGATTATAAAATAAGTTTAATGGATTCGAATCGTGGATTGGAACTGGTTGAGTTTGGTTCAGTTTACAAGTTAATTACTAAAAAAGAACTGCACGAGACCATTTCCGATATGCTTGAATTTAATAAAAACCGTCAATTATCTCAAGCTGCTCTCGAAACACTTGCGATTATTGCATACAAACAACCGATAACGCGTTTAGAAATTGAAGAAATACGCGGTGTTAATAGTGACATGATGTGTCGAAGATTGGAAGCATTGGATTTAATTCAGGAATGTGGACGAGCTGATTCAGTTGGTCGTCCAATACTCTATGAAGTGACAAACTCATTTATGGATGTATTTAAACTGACGAGTTTGAAAGAATTACCCGAAATTAAGATAGAAATGTTGGAAGAAAATAATGAACTCTTTAAATAA
- a CDS encoding segregation and condensation protein A: MNFEVSIDQFSGPLDLMLYLIKDKKLDLFDLNIDELADQYIAFIDSVRDQKLEVASEYLSELAGLIEYKSKRLLPRDKSELDAKDVEDDENDLVRRLIEYQRYKEVSIELAERYEERSKQFAKPISSGLFKEIKTSLQDSITYEQTPYDLMNAMMKVMSRFKLAHPQDVSIERAELSVDEVVEDLRRVFQGGVVLSLDHVLSQAPTLQYLLVSFLAVLDMLRMGDLKMSYQDEEVYLKGAI, from the coding sequence ATGAATTTTGAAGTATCTATTGATCAATTTAGTGGTCCCTTGGATTTAATGCTTTATCTAATTAAGGATAAAAAACTAGATCTTTTTGATTTGAATATTGATGAATTGGCGGATCAGTACATTGCTTTTATAGATAGCGTTCGAGATCAAAAACTTGAAGTAGCGTCTGAATATCTTAGTGAACTTGCCGGTTTAATTGAATACAAAAGCAAACGTCTGTTGCCTAGAGATAAAAGTGAACTGGATGCAAAAGATGTAGAAGATGATGAGAATGACCTTGTGAGACGACTTATTGAGTATCAACGTTATAAAGAGGTCAGCATTGAATTGGCAGAGCGTTATGAAGAACGTTCAAAGCAATTCGCAAAACCAATCTCATCGGGTTTGTTTAAAGAAATTAAGACGAGTTTACAAGATTCGATTACTTATGAACAAACGCCCTATGACCTTATGAATGCAATGATGAAAGTAATGAGTCGTTTTAAGTTAGCGCACCCTCAGGATGTATCTATAGAACGAGCGGAACTCTCAGTTGACGAAGTCGTAGAAGATTTAAGAAGAGTGTTTCAGGGTGGTGTCGTTTTGTCTCTTGACCATGTATTGTCTCAAGCACCCACCCTGCAATACCTGCTCGTATCATTCTTAGCAGTTTTAGATATGTTACGAATGGGAGATTTAAAAATGAGTTATCAAGATGAAGAGGTCTATCTGAAAGGGGCGATTTAA
- a CDS encoding pyrimidine-nucleoside phosphorylase, translating into MTIVEIIEKKRDGMELTHEEINFWIHGVTDGTVKDYQTSALLMAIVLKGMSLDETTALTDAMMRSGDVIDLSSIVGKKVDKHSTGGVGDKTTIILSPIVAAAGAKVAKMSGRGLGHTGGTLDKLESIAGFNIEVSSQDFIDQVNAINLAVIGQTGNLVYADKVLYSLRDVTGTVNAIPLIASSIMSKKLAGGADCILLDVKYGEGAFMKNVEDARELANTMITIGRNLGREVNAMLSNMNQPLGHSIGNALEVEEAIMTLKNEGPKELEELCLVASGYMLYQAELSDSSESGYELAKETLRSGAAYETFLKWIEAQGGDISIFDDLDSFTKAKYEVEVFAEQDGYLHDLKAMELGIVSMHLGAGRQTKDDIIDYKAGIVLRKEIGDLIHAGDLLATLYSDSPITDDHKNNTVSCFVMGQEPVEKPNLIAAVL; encoded by the coding sequence ATGACAATAGTAGAAATAATTGAAAAGAAACGTGACGGTATGGAATTAACTCATGAAGAGATTAATTTTTGGATTCATGGTGTTACAGATGGTACGGTTAAAGATTATCAAACCAGTGCATTGCTCATGGCAATTGTATTAAAAGGAATGAGTCTCGACGAGACAACAGCATTGACAGATGCGATGATGCGTAGTGGAGATGTTATTGATTTGTCATCCATTGTTGGCAAGAAAGTGGATAAGCATTCAACAGGTGGTGTAGGTGATAAAACTACAATTATCTTGAGCCCAATTGTTGCGGCAGCAGGTGCAAAAGTTGCGAAAATGAGTGGTAGAGGCTTAGGTCATACAGGTGGAACACTTGATAAGTTAGAATCCATCGCTGGTTTCAACATCGAGGTTTCAAGTCAAGATTTCATTGATCAAGTTAATGCTATTAATCTTGCAGTCATTGGTCAAACTGGAAATTTGGTTTACGCAGATAAAGTTCTCTATTCGCTTCGAGATGTAACGGGAACAGTTAATGCGATACCTTTAATTGCATCATCCATCATGTCAAAGAAATTGGCAGGAGGTGCAGACTGTATTTTACTTGATGTGAAATATGGTGAAGGCGCATTTATGAAAAATGTCGAGGATGCGCGTGAGTTAGCAAATACAATGATCACGATTGGCCGGAATCTTGGACGTGAGGTTAATGCGATGCTTTCAAATATGAATCAACCGTTAGGACATTCAATTGGAAATGCACTTGAAGTAGAAGAAGCAATTATGACTTTAAAAAACGAAGGACCAAAGGAATTAGAGGAATTGTGTCTTGTAGCATCAGGATATATGCTGTACCAAGCAGAACTTTCTGATTCATCAGAAAGTGGTTATGAACTCGCAAAAGAAACATTACGAAGTGGTGCAGCTTATGAAACATTCTTAAAATGGATTGAAGCACAAGGTGGAGACATTTCAATTTTTGATGATCTTGATTCCTTTACGAAAGCTAAATATGAAGTCGAAGTGTTCGCTGAGCAAGATGGTTACTTACACGATTTAAAAGCAATGGAATTAGGTATTGTATCCATGCACTTAGGTGCAGGAAGACAAACAAAAGACGATATTATTGATTATAAAGCGGGGATTGTACTTCGAAAAGAAATTGGAGATTTAATTCATGCGGGTGATTTACTTGCTACTTTATATAGCGATTCACCAATAACCGATGATCATAAAAACAATACAGTATCATGTTTTGTGATGGGACAAGAACCTGTTGAAAAACCAAATTTAATCGCAGCCGTGCTATAA
- a CDS encoding dihydrofolate reductase yields the protein MIKIIVAMNNHRTIGLNGSMPWHNKEDLQHFRKSTLNQKVVMGRKTFEGLPKKLDNREIYVVTRNASIENAIPDLRAFLMQHKESSEDIFIAGGGEIYAQSLPFAHELIISYIPNDVIGDTFFPDFSDLEFKIKNQVEYSTFKQVTYERI from the coding sequence ATGATTAAAATTATTGTCGCGATGAATAACCATCGCACCATTGGTTTAAATGGGTCGATGCCATGGCATAATAAAGAAGATCTACAGCATTTTAGAAAGTCGACACTGAATCAAAAAGTGGTTATGGGTCGAAAAACGTTTGAGGGTCTTCCTAAAAAGCTTGATAATCGAGAAATCTATGTCGTAACACGAAACGCTTCGATTGAAAATGCAATTCCAGATCTTAGGGCATTTTTAATGCAACACAAAGAATCGAGCGAAGATATTTTTATCGCGGGTGGCGGAGAAATTTACGCTCAAAGTTTGCCTTTTGCTCACGAGTTAATCATTTCGTATATACCAAATGATGTAATTGGTGATACATTTTTTCCGGATTTTTCTGATTTAGAATTCAAGATCAAGAATCAGGTTGAATACAGTACTTTTAAACAAGTAACTTACGAGAGGATATAA
- the thyA gene encoding thymidylate synthase, with protein sequence MKNYLEMCQFVLDEGSRREDRTGTGTTGVFGYQMRFDLSKGFPLLTTKKVHFPSLAKELLWFVSGDTNIKWLVENKVRIWNEWPYELFKKSDDYNGETMDEFIARIVADDLFAQKYGELGPVYGKQWRDFGGVDQINNVIETIKTNPYSRRIIMSAWNPTEVDQMALPPCHAFMQFYVSNDRKLSLQLYQRSADVFLGVPFNIASYALLLHMIAKVCDLEVGEFVHTFGDLHIYNDHYDAVQMQLAREPKSLPQLIIHGNQEKITDFKFEDFEVVGYDPHPLIKAKVSV encoded by the coding sequence ATGAAAAATTATTTGGAAATGTGTCAATTTGTATTAGACGAAGGTTCACGAAGAGAAGATCGTACGGGAACAGGTACGACAGGCGTTTTTGGTTATCAAATGCGTTTTGATTTAAGCAAGGGTTTTCCCTTGCTTACAACTAAAAAAGTTCATTTTCCATCGCTTGCGAAAGAACTTTTATGGTTTGTAAGCGGCGATACCAATATTAAATGGCTTGTCGAGAACAAGGTTCGAATTTGGAATGAATGGCCATACGAACTTTTCAAAAAATCAGATGATTACAATGGCGAAACCATGGATGAGTTTATTGCACGCATTGTAGCTGATGATTTGTTTGCTCAAAAATATGGAGAGTTGGGTCCCGTTTATGGTAAACAATGGCGTGATTTTGGTGGTGTTGACCAGATTAATAACGTTATTGAAACAATTAAAACAAACCCGTATTCACGTCGTATTATTATGAGTGCTTGGAATCCGACCGAAGTTGATCAAATGGCATTACCACCTTGTCACGCATTTATGCAGTTTTATGTAAGTAATGATCGAAAATTATCATTGCAACTTTATCAGCGTAGTGCAGATGTATTTTTGGGTGTTCCATTTAATATTGCTTCGTATGCGCTGTTGTTACACATGATAGCTAAAGTCTGCGATTTAGAGGTTGGAGAATTTGTCCATACTTTTGGTGATTTACATATTTACAATGATCATTATGATGCAGTTCAAATGCAATTAGCACGCGAACCGAAATCTTTACCACAACTCATAATTCATGGAAACCAAGAAAAAATTACAGATTTCAAGTTTGAAGATTTTGAAGTAGTCGGCTATGATCCACATCCATTAATAAAAGCAAAGGTGAGTGTGTGA
- a CDS encoding single-stranded DNA-binding protein → MNFVQLVGHIETMPVPIEDHSNESYALMHVSVTSNFRTPTGIFRKDTFPILLWRGASETTTNSCKPGSLISVKGRLEINDEKFILIAEHLEFLYPK, encoded by the coding sequence ATGAACTTTGTACAGCTAGTTGGACACATTGAAACCATGCCGGTGCCCATTGAGGACCACTCAAATGAAAGTTATGCATTGATGCATGTTAGTGTCACTTCAAATTTTAGAACGCCAACGGGTATTTTCAGAAAGGATACATTTCCGATTTTACTATGGCGCGGTGCAAGTGAGACAACCACAAACTCATGTAAACCAGGAAGTTTAATTTCTGTGAAAGGTAGATTAGAAATTAATGATGAAAAATTTATCTTAATTGCAGAACATCTTGAGTTCTTATATCCGAAATAG